The Euphorbia lathyris chromosome 2, ddEupLath1.1, whole genome shotgun sequence genome includes a window with the following:
- the LOC136220658 gene encoding homeobox-leucine zipper protein ATHB-52, with product MDFLHTQNEQKHHHHHHPKTKNKKRLTEDQVRLLERTFTTNKKLEPELKLQLANELGVPPRQVAIWYQNKRARWKTQSLELDYNTLQVKLENSLVDRRRLEKQVIQLKDELRKAHEMVFSFNQGLLIPPPSSSLHHHQQNQQHHHQIMHHLNINGSCNSSCDEGGSSSFHEDVNNGEVLQLDELYACLIGSGTGGGGRAAWG from the coding sequence ATGGATTTCCTCCATACCCAAAATGAACAAAAACACCATCACCATCACCATCCCAAAACTAAGAACAAAAAGAGGCTAACTGAAGATCAAGTTAGGCTCCTAGAAAGAACCTTCACTACTAACAAGAAGCTTGAGCCTGAGCTTAAACTCCAACTAGCCAATGAATTAGGAGTTCCACCAAGACAAGTTGCAATATGGTACCAAAACAAGAGAGCTAGATGGAAGACACAGAGCTTAGAGCTTGATTACAATACTCTACAAGTGAAGCTTGAGAATTCATTGGTTGATAGAAGAAGATTAGAGAAACAAGTTATACAACTCAAAGATGAGTTAAGGAAAGCTCATGAGAtggttttttcttttaatcaaGGATTACTaattcctcctccttcttcttctcttcatcatcatcaacaAAATCAACAACATCATCATCAGATTATGCATCATCTTAATATTAATGGTTCTTGCAACTCTTCTTGTGATGAAGGAGGAAGCTCTAGTTTTCATGAAGATGTTAATAATGGTGAGGTTTTACAGCTTGATGAGCTTTATGCTTGTTTAATTGGTTCTGGTACTGGTGGTGGTGGTAGAGCAGCTTGGGGTTAA